The following is a genomic window from Thioclava electrotropha.
GAAGCTGGCATATTGCCGCGCGAGAGTGACCGCCGCGTTCATCGCGGAATTGGGCGCGCGCAGGATCGTCTCGAACCCCATCCCCTCGCGCAAAGACCGACGCCGCTTCTCGACCCGCGTCTCGGTGGTCGAGTTGAGGAACCGCATCTCCAGCGTCAGCCGCTCGTTCTCGCGCGACAGCTGGAACATCCGCGCGGCATTGCGCGCCACGGCCAGAAGCTGCTCGGGATGCCAGGGCTTGGCGATAAACTGGTGAATGCCCGCATCGTTGATCGCGGCCACCATCGAGGCGCTGTCGGTATAGCCGGTGATGACGATGCGCACGGTTTCCGGCCAGCGCTCGCGCACCTCGGTGAGGAAATCGACCCCCGAGCGGCCGGGCATGCGCTGATCGCAGAAGATCACCTGCACCCATTCCTCTTCGAGCACCGCCATCGCCTCTTCGGCCCCCGGCGCGGTGAGGATCTCGAACTCGTCCTCGAGCGCCATTTTCATCGCCTGAAGCGAATGGGGCTCGTCATCGACGAGGAGGATGGCCGGAGTCGAGCCGGTCATGACCCGGCCTTCCCGTCGAGCCCGGCGCGAAGCCAATCGAGCCAGCCCTGCATCCCCTCGCCCGTGCGGGCGGAGACGCGCAGCACCTCGATTTCCGGGTTCACGCGCTTGATATTCGCCTCGTAGAGATCGAGATCGACATCGCAATAGGGCGCGAGATCGGTCTTGTTGAGGATCGCAAGACCGGCGGCGGCGAACATGTCCGGGTATTTCAGCGGCTTGTCCTCGCCCTCAGTGACCGACAGGATCGCGACCTTCGCGTCCTCGCCCAGATCGAAGGCGGCGGGGCAGACGAGGTTACCGACATTCTCGATGAACAGCAGTGACCCTTCGGGCAGCGCCAGACGGTCGAGCGCGGTTTCCACCATGCGCCCGTCGAGGTGGCAACCCTTGCCGGTGTTCACCTGAATGGCTTTCGCGCCTGTCGCGCGGATGCGGTCCGCGTCATTGGTGGTCTGCTGGTCGCCCTCGATGACGGCGAGCGGCGCATCGCCCAGCATCTCGATCGTGCGGCACAGAAGCGTGGTCTTGCCCGAACCGGGAGAGGAGACGAGGTTGGTCGCGAAGATACCCTTCTGCGCCAGTCGCGCTCGGTTCTTCGCGGCGAAATCATTGTTTTTCGAAAGGATATCGGTCTCGATCTCGATCAGACGTTCCTGGCTCATACCCGGCACTTCGGTGCCTGCCGCCCCAAGGCCGATATGGATATCGCCGTGATCGTGGTGGTGATGGTGGGGGGCATGATCGTGAGACTGATGGCCCTGCCCGGGTGCCGGAGCTCCTTGCGCCAGCACTGCGAGAGGCGCCGCTTTCGGCGCAGCCTGACCGCTCTTTTCCAGATGGGCGCGGAACTGATCCTCCACGCTATGTCCGCTGCATCCGCACACCGTGCACATCAGAGCACCTCCATATCCTTGATCCGCATCTCCTCGCCGCCCTGCGCCAGCAATTTGCCGCCGCCGCAGTTCGGGCAAGGGTCCAGTCGATGTTCGATTTCCACAGTCTCCGCGCAATCATAGCAGAGCGCTTTGCCGGGAATGTCGATAATCTGCAATTCCGCGCCTTCCGCGGGCGAGCCGCGCATCACCACGTCG
Proteins encoded in this region:
- the hypB gene encoding hydrogenase nickel incorporation protein HypB encodes the protein MCTVCGCSGHSVEDQFRAHLEKSGQAAPKAAPLAVLAQGAPAPGQGHQSHDHAPHHHHHDHGDIHIGLGAAGTEVPGMSQERLIEIETDILSKNNDFAAKNRARLAQKGIFATNLVSSPGSGKTTLLCRTIEMLGDAPLAVIEGDQQTTNDADRIRATGAKAIQVNTGKGCHLDGRMVETALDRLALPEGSLLFIENVGNLVCPAAFDLGEDAKVAILSVTEGEDKPLKYPDMFAAAGLAILNKTDLAPYCDVDLDLYEANIKRVNPEIEVLRVSARTGEGMQGWLDWLRAGLDGKAGS
- the hypA gene encoding hydrogenase maturation nickel metallochaperone HypA, giving the protein MHEMSIAEGIRGVIEDAAKANSFSRVTTLRLEIGRFAGVEKHALEFAFDVVMRGSPAEGAELQIIDIPGKALCYDCAETVEIEHRLDPCPNCGGGKLLAQGGEEMRIKDMEVL